From a region of the Janthinobacterium sp. 61 genome:
- a CDS encoding diguanylate cyclase — MPPAGRKLTCWIALGTCYVLAQLALTAWAGTRAPWVSYAFSIVSPLLAMAACCRCAYISAAGAARTGWALFAVAMLFWSTGMILSAWQDLSGQVASDATYFSDFAYFMYGAPLLLAMSSVTHEHPSRTLRWHDAVQVLLATYLAYLAIFSVSPFDQRSIAPIPASLLVLTYNVENLALACCASLRLLAHRRDGGQGRFYLLLTVFLWCYAGCAGAYNYLTLHGVTEQWSEVLPGLPFLLLVLLTTRVPAAQAGMESTQAQRAPQKLTLLIDNFSPIFFTAALLGLGFAVMRTHFYLAAASLFVALLLHALRSATLQSRYMQSELALRAAHDKLEKLSLTDGLTGIANRRCFDQTLQLEWQRAARNNHPLALLIIDIDFFKSLNDTFGHPYGDACLVQIAAALHSALPRASDLAARFGGEEFAAILPATDGAGALAVAHKIQEAIAAAAIVHAPSRGGLVTASIGLALNSEGQTPEQLLAAADQALYRAKQNGRNRVEEQA; from the coding sequence ATGCCGCCTGCCGGGCGAAAACTGACATGCTGGATCGCGCTGGGCACCTGCTACGTGCTGGCCCAGCTGGCCTTGACGGCCTGGGCCGGCACGCGCGCCCCTTGGGTGAGCTATGCATTCAGCATTGTCTCGCCCCTGCTGGCGATGGCCGCCTGTTGCCGCTGTGCCTACATCAGCGCGGCAGGCGCCGCCAGGACAGGCTGGGCCCTGTTCGCCGTGGCCATGCTGTTCTGGAGCACGGGCATGATATTGTCGGCCTGGCAAGACCTGAGTGGCCAGGTAGCATCCGACGCCACGTATTTTTCCGATTTTGCCTATTTCATGTATGGCGCGCCCCTGCTGCTGGCCATGTCGTCCGTGACGCACGAACATCCCTCGCGCACCCTGCGATGGCACGACGCCGTGCAGGTGTTGCTGGCGACTTACCTTGCCTATTTGGCCATCTTTTCCGTGTCGCCCTTCGACCAGCGCTCCATCGCGCCGATTCCCGCCAGTCTGCTGGTGCTGACCTATAACGTGGAAAATCTGGCCCTGGCCTGCTGCGCCTCGCTGCGCCTGCTGGCGCACCGCCGCGATGGCGGGCAAGGCCGCTTTTACCTGCTCCTGACGGTATTTTTATGGTGCTATGCGGGCTGCGCGGGCGCGTATAACTATCTGACCTTGCACGGCGTGACGGAGCAATGGAGCGAAGTGCTGCCGGGCCTGCCGTTCCTGCTGCTGGTGCTGCTCACCACGCGTGTCCCGGCGGCGCAGGCGGGGATGGAAAGTACACAGGCGCAGCGGGCCCCGCAAAAGCTGACCCTGCTGATCGACAATTTCAGCCCCATCTTCTTTACGGCCGCCTTGCTGGGCCTGGGTTTTGCCGTCATGCGCACGCATTTCTACCTGGCGGCGGCATCGCTGTTCGTCGCGCTGTTGCTCCACGCGCTACGCTCGGCCACCCTGCAAAGCCGCTACATGCAAAGCGAACTGGCTTTACGTGCGGCGCATGACAAGCTGGAAAAACTGTCGCTGACGGATGGCTTGACGGGCATCGCCAACCGGCGCTGCTTCGACCAGACCTTGCAGCTGGAGTGGCAGCGCGCCGCGCGCAACAATCACCCACTGGCGCTGCTGATCATCGATATCGATTTCTTCAAAAGCCTCAACGATACCTTCGGCCACCCGTATGGCGACGCCTGCCTGGTGCAGATCGCGGCAGCCCTGCATTCCGCGCTGCCGCGCGCCAGCGACCTGGCGGCCCGCTTCGGCGGCGAGGAGTTTGCCGCCATCCTGCCCGCCACCGACGGCGCTGGCGCGCTGGCGGTGGCGCACAAGATACAGGAAGCGATCGCCGCTGCCGCCATCGTCCACGCGCCGTCGCGCGGCGGCCTGGTCACGGCCAGCATCGGCCTGGCGCTCAATAGCGAGGGGCAGACGCCGGAACAATTGCTGGCCGCCGCCGACCAGGCCCTGTACCGGGCCAAGCAGAATGGCCGCAACCGGGTCGAGGAGCAGGCGTAG
- a CDS encoding EVE domain-containing protein: MKQYWLMKSEPDDVSIDDLMAAPQHTMPWFGVRNYQARNFMRDGMQVGDGVLFYHSSCPQPGVAGVAEVASGAYPDHSQFEEDGKYFDAKATLAQPRWISVDVRGVKKTALLPLSEMRQMPELEDMLLLKKGSRLSITPVTPAQWKVITGKLKA; this comes from the coding sequence ATGAAACAATATTGGCTGATGAAATCCGAACCCGATGACGTGAGCATAGACGACCTGATGGCCGCGCCGCAGCACACCATGCCGTGGTTTGGCGTGCGCAACTACCAGGCGCGCAACTTCATGCGCGACGGCATGCAGGTGGGCGATGGCGTGTTGTTTTATCACTCCAGTTGCCCGCAGCCAGGCGTGGCGGGCGTCGCCGAAGTGGCCAGCGGCGCGTATCCCGATCACAGCCAGTTTGAAGAGGATGGCAAATATTTCGATGCCAAGGCCACCTTGGCCCAGCCGCGCTGGATCAGTGTCGACGTGCGGGGCGTGAAGAAGACGGCGCTGCTGCCTCTGTCCGAAATGCGCCAGATGCCGGAACTGGAAGATATGCTGCTGCTCAAGAAGGGCAGCCGCTTGTCGATCACGCCCGTGACGCCGGCGCAATGGAAAGTCATTACCGGCAAGTTGAAGGCCTGA
- a CDS encoding cell division protein ZapA produces the protein MPRVDVNIMGQSYSMVCRDGEERALREAAIYLDSKMKAIRDAGKVKGNDRIAVLAALGVAAEFLSVKSPQGPLSELTILEVKQKISAMHTVLDSALTPQENLF, from the coding sequence ATGCCGCGTGTCGATGTCAATATCATGGGCCAGTCCTACAGCATGGTGTGCCGCGACGGTGAAGAGCGTGCGCTGCGCGAAGCGGCAATCTATCTCGATAGCAAAATGAAAGCCATCCGCGACGCGGGCAAGGTCAAGGGCAATGACCGCATCGCCGTGCTGGCCGCTCTGGGCGTGGCCGCAGAATTCCTCTCCGTAAAGTCGCCGCAAGGTCCGCTGTCGGAGCTGACGATACTGGAAGTGAAGCAAAAAATCTCGGCCATGCATACTGTGCTCGATAGTGCGTTGACGCCCCAGGAAAATCTTTTTTAA
- a CDS encoding DUF904 domain-containing protein: MERPPYSGGMISEFNELSDKIGLLAEMTHALRRENAQLRKDNAALAAENALYVQRMREAQERVEALLEKIPELVQAGLEQAASEAGAYIAENEREA; encoded by the coding sequence ATGGAGCGTCCGCCCTATAGTGGCGGGATGATTTCCGAATTCAACGAATTATCCGACAAGATCGGCCTGCTGGCCGAAATGACCCATGCGCTGCGCCGTGAAAACGCGCAATTGCGCAAGGACAATGCCGCGCTGGCCGCCGAGAACGCCCTGTATGTGCAACGCATGCGCGAGGCGCAGGAGCGGGTGGAAGCGTTGCTGGAAAAAATTCCCGAACTGGTGCAAGCTGGCCTGGAGCAAGCCGCTTCGGAAGCGGGCGCCTATATTGCCGAAAACGAGAGGGAAGCGTAA
- the groES gene encoding co-chaperone GroES: MNLRPLNDRVIVKRLDQETKTASGLIIPDAAAEKPDQGEVLAVGNGKILDDGKVRPLDVKVGDRVLFGKYAGQTVKVDGDELLVMREEDIMAIVVK; this comes from the coding sequence ATGAATCTGCGCCCATTGAACGATCGCGTCATCGTCAAACGCCTCGACCAGGAAACCAAAACTGCGTCCGGCCTCATCATTCCTGATGCAGCTGCTGAAAAACCGGATCAAGGCGAAGTCCTTGCCGTAGGCAATGGCAAGATTCTCGACGACGGCAAAGTCCGTCCTCTGGATGTCAAAGTAGGCGACCGCGTCCTGTTCGGCAAGTACGCCGGCCAAACCGTCAAAGTTGACGGCGATGAGCTGCTGGTCATGCGCGAAGAAGACATCATGGCGATCGTCGTCAAGTAA
- the groL gene encoding chaperonin GroEL (60 kDa chaperone family; promotes refolding of misfolded polypeptides especially under stressful conditions; forms two stacked rings of heptamers to form a barrel-shaped 14mer; ends can be capped by GroES; misfolded proteins enter the barrel where they are refolded when GroES binds), with product MAAKEVVFGDAARAKMVEGVNILANAVKVTLGPKGRNVVLERSFGAPTVTKDGVSVAKEVELKDKLMNMGAQMVKEVASRTSDNAGDGTTTATVLAQAIVREGMKFVAAGMNPMDLKRGIDKAVAATVEELAKIARPCTTTKEIAQVGAISANSDYSIGERIAEAMEKVGKEGVITVEDGKSLNDELDIVEGMQFDRGYLSPYFINNPEKQVAVLDSPFVLLCDKKISNIRDLLPVLEQVAKAGRPLLIIAEDIEGEALATLVVNNIRGILKTCAVKAPGFGDRRKAMLEDIAVLTGGQVIAEEVGLTLEKVTLAELGQAKRIEVGKENTIVIDGAGEAASIEARVKQVRVQIEEATSDYDREKLQERVAKLAGGVAVIKVGAATEVEMKEKKARVEDALHATRAAVEEGIVPGGGVALLRARANITVKGDNPDQDAGIKIVLRAMEEPLRMIVQNAGEEASVVVAAVLAGTGNYGYNAANGTYGDMVEMGVLDPAKVTRSALQNAASIASLMLTTDCMVCEIADDKAGGGMGGGMGGMGGMGGMDGMM from the coding sequence ATGGCAGCTAAAGAAGTAGTATTCGGCGACGCAGCGCGCGCCAAGATGGTCGAAGGCGTCAATATCCTCGCCAACGCAGTCAAAGTAACGCTGGGCCCGAAAGGCCGCAACGTGGTCCTGGAGCGCTCGTTCGGCGCCCCTACCGTCACCAAGGATGGTGTGTCGGTAGCGAAAGAAGTTGAACTCAAAGACAAGCTCATGAACATGGGCGCGCAAATGGTCAAGGAAGTTGCTTCCCGCACCAGCGACAACGCCGGCGACGGCACCACCACCGCCACCGTACTGGCACAAGCCATCGTGCGCGAAGGCATGAAGTTCGTTGCCGCCGGCATGAACCCGATGGACCTGAAGCGCGGTATCGACAAAGCAGTTGCTGCAACCGTCGAAGAACTGGCGAAAATCGCCCGTCCTTGCACCACGACCAAAGAAATCGCCCAAGTTGGCGCGATCTCGGCGAACTCGGACTACTCGATCGGCGAGCGTATCGCTGAAGCGATGGAAAAAGTCGGCAAAGAAGGCGTGATCACCGTTGAAGACGGCAAGTCGCTGAACGACGAGCTCGATATCGTTGAAGGCATGCAGTTCGACCGCGGCTACCTGTCGCCATACTTCATCAACAACCCAGAGAAACAAGTTGCCGTACTGGACAGCCCATTCGTCCTGCTGTGCGACAAGAAAATCTCGAACATCCGTGACCTGCTGCCGGTACTGGAACAAGTCGCTAAAGCTGGCCGTCCACTGCTGATCATCGCAGAAGACATCGAAGGCGAAGCGCTGGCGACCCTGGTTGTGAACAACATCCGCGGCATCCTGAAAACTTGCGCAGTGAAAGCACCTGGCTTCGGCGACCGCCGCAAAGCCATGCTGGAAGACATCGCTGTCCTGACCGGCGGCCAAGTGATCGCTGAAGAAGTCGGCCTGACCCTGGAAAAAGTGACCCTGGCCGAACTGGGCCAAGCGAAACGCATCGAAGTGGGCAAGGAAAACACCATCGTTATCGATGGCGCCGGCGAAGCTGCCTCGATCGAAGCACGCGTGAAACAAGTGCGTGTACAGATCGAAGAAGCGACCTCGGACTACGACCGTGAAAAACTGCAAGAGCGCGTGGCCAAACTGGCTGGCGGCGTTGCCGTGATCAAGGTTGGCGCTGCCACCGAAGTCGAAATGAAAGAGAAAAAAGCCCGCGTTGAAGATGCACTGCACGCTACCCGCGCTGCCGTGGAAGAAGGCATCGTGCCAGGCGGCGGCGTAGCCCTGCTGCGCGCACGCGCCAACATCACGGTCAAGGGCGACAATCCTGATCAAGATGCCGGTATCAAGATCGTCCTGCGCGCAATGGAAGAGCCACTGCGCATGATCGTGCAAAACGCTGGCGAAGAAGCTTCGGTCGTCGTGGCAGCCGTATTGGCTGGCACGGGCAACTACGGCTACAACGCTGCCAACGGCACGTATGGCGACATGGTGGAAATGGGCGTTCTGGACCCAGCCAAAGTGACCCGTTCGGCGCTGCAAAACGCTGCTTCGATCGCTTCGCTGATGCTGACAACCGACTGCATGGTCTGCGAAATCGCTGACGACAAAGCAGGCGGCGGCATGGGCGGCGGCATGGGTGGTATGGGCGGCATGGGCGGCATGGACGGCATGATGTAA
- a CDS encoding MFS transporter, whose protein sequence is MMAASKVAPVPMLTPARERAMLWLLALTQFTVIMDFMVMMPLAPQLMQAFHIGPAAVSGAVSAYAWCAGLSGLLAATYIDRFDRRKLLLTMFCLFTVSNLACALAPNFHVLLWSRAFAGLTGGVLGAIVMAIIGDVIPAERRGAATGIVMTSFAMAAVGGVPTGVVLAAHFGWASPFFLLVVLSLLIWLGAARVLPSLTAHMGAAPTPLRQVLPNLLALLRERRHLEAFALSIVNMTAGMLVIPFISPVLVGNMGLAPADVTWVYLAGGCATIFTARLIGRWADRAGKQQVYRWVSLMSIAPLMFMTHLPQLPLLALMLVFPFFMALVSGRTIPLQALLTTIPEPHKRGAFLSANSALQSLGSGLGAWMGGLTLQTDAAGHISGYGMNGWLAAGLSLWTVWWVARVRGAAPQGAPA, encoded by the coding sequence ATGATGGCCGCATCGAAGGTCGCGCCTGTTCCCATGCTGACCCCGGCGCGCGAACGCGCGATGCTGTGGCTGCTGGCGCTCACGCAATTTACCGTCATCATGGATTTCATGGTGATGATGCCGCTGGCGCCCCAGCTGATGCAGGCGTTCCATATCGGCCCGGCTGCCGTCTCGGGCGCCGTTTCCGCGTATGCCTGGTGCGCGGGCCTGTCCGGCTTGCTGGCGGCCACGTATATCGACCGCTTCGACCGCAGGAAGCTGCTGTTGACCATGTTTTGCCTGTTTACCGTGTCTAACCTGGCTTGTGCGCTGGCGCCGAACTTCCATGTGCTGCTGTGGTCGCGCGCCTTTGCGGGGTTGACGGGCGGCGTGCTGGGCGCCATCGTCATGGCCATCATCGGTGACGTGATTCCCGCCGAGCGGCGTGGCGCGGCCACGGGCATTGTCATGACCTCGTTTGCCATGGCGGCCGTGGGCGGTGTGCCCACCGGCGTGGTGCTGGCCGCCCACTTTGGCTGGGCCTCGCCGTTTTTCCTGCTGGTTGTACTGTCGCTGCTGATCTGGCTGGGCGCTGCGCGCGTGCTGCCATCGTTGACGGCGCACATGGGCGCGGCTCCCACGCCGCTGCGCCAGGTGCTGCCCAACTTGCTGGCGCTGCTGCGGGAACGGCGTCACCTGGAAGCGTTTGCCTTGTCCATCGTCAACATGACGGCGGGCATGCTGGTGATTCCCTTTATTTCGCCCGTGCTGGTGGGCAATATGGGGCTGGCGCCGGCCGACGTCACGTGGGTGTATCTGGCGGGCGGCTGCGCCACGATCTTCACGGCGCGCCTGATCGGCCGCTGGGCGGACCGAGCCGGCAAGCAGCAGGTGTACCGCTGGGTCTCCCTGATGTCGATCGCGCCGCTGATGTTCATGACGCATTTGCCTCAGTTGCCGCTGCTGGCGCTGATGCTGGTGTTTCCGTTTTTTATGGCCCTCGTCTCGGGCCGCACGATACCGCTGCAGGCGCTGCTGACGACGATACCGGAGCCGCACAAGCGCGGTGCGTTTCTAAGTGCCAATTCGGCCCTGCAAAGCCTGGGCAGCGGCCTGGGCGCGTGGATGGGAGGCCTGACCCTGCAGACGGATGCGGCCGGCCATATCAGCGGCTATGGCATGAATGGCTGGCTGGCGGCGGGCTTGTCGCTGTGGACGGTGTGGTGGGTGGCGCGCGTGCGCGGCGCGGCGCCGCAAGGGGCGCCGGCGTAG
- a CDS encoding PadR family transcriptional regulator, which produces MFDAGTLRYLVLQLIADKPRHGYDIIKSIAQRAGGAYAPSPGAIYPLMHGLVGHGYVVVSLDGNKKLHSITPEGLAFLAANRAYVDAIAAKVDAPAGAEDDLRQLMHELKAAVLARGRAGEPDARRLDAVRAILRQARTDIEALA; this is translated from the coding sequence ATGTTCGATGCGGGCACCTTGCGCTATCTGGTGCTGCAATTGATCGCCGACAAGCCGCGCCATGGCTACGACATCATCAAGTCCATAGCCCAACGCGCCGGCGGCGCGTATGCGCCCAGTCCCGGCGCCATCTATCCGCTCATGCATGGCCTGGTGGGCCATGGTTATGTCGTCGTCAGCCTCGATGGCAACAAGAAACTGCACAGCATCACGCCCGAGGGGCTGGCCTTCCTGGCAGCGAACCGCGCCTATGTCGACGCGATTGCCGCCAAGGTCGATGCGCCGGCCGGCGCGGAAGACGATCTGCGCCAGCTGATGCACGAATTGAAGGCGGCCGTGCTGGCGCGCGGGCGCGCGGGCGAGCCCGATGCCCGTCGCCTCGATGCCGTGCGCGCCATCCTGCGCCAGGCCCGTACCGATATCGAGGCGCTGGCATGA
- a CDS encoding GNAT family N-acetyltransferase: MPATSVRPLTPDDASAYRALRLAGIAELPAAFCTTHAAESGLPLAQIAQRLRATPHQIIFGAFNGEQLIAIAGLRREPIAVVHDKASLWGVYVAPQARGRGAGRKLVQAAIDHACAISELGRVRLAVAQDNHAALSLYLGCGFALADSPASEGMLQLQLLLPRPARASASASAESNVFMKINTLQIPAK, translated from the coding sequence ATGCCCGCCACCTCTGTCCGCCCCCTCACGCCAGACGACGCCAGCGCCTACCGCGCGCTGCGCCTGGCCGGCATCGCCGAACTGCCCGCCGCCTTCTGCACCACGCACGCGGCAGAAAGCGGCTTGCCGCTGGCACAGATAGCCCAGCGCTTGCGTGCCACACCACACCAAATAATATTTGGCGCTTTCAATGGGGAACAGTTGATCGCCATTGCCGGCCTGCGCCGCGAACCGATTGCCGTCGTGCATGACAAAGCCAGCCTGTGGGGCGTCTATGTGGCGCCGCAGGCGCGCGGGCGCGGCGCGGGACGGAAGCTGGTACAGGCGGCCATCGACCATGCTTGCGCCATTTCCGAACTGGGCCGCGTGCGCCTGGCCGTGGCGCAGGACAACCACGCGGCGTTGAGCCTGTACCTGGGCTGCGGTTTTGCCCTGGCGGACAGCCCCGCATCGGAGGGCATGCTGCAATTGCAGCTGTTACTGCCCCGCCCGGCACGTGCAAGTGCAAGCGCAAGTGCCGAAAGTAATGTCTTTATGAAAATCAATACCTTACAAATCCCTGCAAAATAG
- a CDS encoding oligopeptide:H+ symporter: protein MSSAETQTATGKMPRQIPYIIANEGCERFSFYGMRNILTPFLISTLLLMIPIDQRTGEAKHVFHTFVIGVYFFPLLGGWLADRFFGKYNTIFWLSLVYCAGHASLAIFENNVNGFYFGLFLIAFGSGGIKPLVASFVGDQFDQTNKHKAKLVFDLFYWIINFGSFFASLLMPMFLRDFGPSIAFGIPGLMMLAATIVFWMGAKKYVHVPPAPPNPDSFTRVARTALLARVDGGSRPGLYVAYVGVIGALYAFYSIPEWGFVIAACTALVLLLAFGSIGTAMQLERARGIHPDEAVEGVRAVLRILVIFALVTPFFSLFDQKASTWIVQANTMEKPSWFLPAQMQALNPMLVMLLIPFNNLVLYPMLNRFGLEATALRRMTAGIGFSSLAWIVIGLLQLALDSGNAVSIMWQILPYALLTFGEVLVSATGLEFAYSQAPVSMKGAIMSFWNLSTTVGNLWVLIVNRSVMNEGVIGKIAESGISVTAFQMFFFAAFAAVAMLAFGLYARRYKMVDNYRQAVIPAKA from the coding sequence ATGTCATCGGCCGAGACACAAACCGCCACGGGCAAGATGCCCCGGCAAATACCGTACATCATTGCCAACGAAGGCTGCGAACGTTTCAGCTTTTATGGCATGCGCAACATCCTGACGCCATTCCTCATCAGCACCTTGCTGCTGATGATCCCGATCGACCAGCGCACGGGCGAAGCCAAGCACGTCTTCCACACCTTCGTCATCGGCGTGTATTTCTTCCCGCTGCTGGGCGGCTGGCTGGCCGACCGCTTCTTTGGCAAGTACAACACCATCTTCTGGCTCAGCCTCGTATATTGCGCCGGGCATGCCTCGCTGGCCATTTTTGAGAACAATGTCAACGGCTTCTATTTCGGCCTGTTCCTGATCGCCTTCGGTTCCGGCGGCATCAAACCGCTGGTGGCCTCGTTTGTGGGTGACCAGTTCGACCAGACCAACAAGCACAAGGCCAAGCTGGTATTCGACCTGTTCTACTGGATCATCAACTTCGGCTCCTTCTTCGCTTCGCTGCTGATGCCGATGTTCCTGCGCGACTTTGGTCCGTCGATCGCCTTCGGCATTCCCGGCTTGATGATGCTGGCCGCCACCATCGTCTTCTGGATGGGCGCCAAGAAATACGTGCATGTGCCGCCGGCGCCGCCGAATCCCGACTCGTTCACCCGCGTGGCCCGCACGGCCCTGCTGGCGCGTGTCGATGGCGGTTCGCGCCCGGGCCTGTATGTGGCCTACGTCGGCGTGATCGGCGCTCTGTATGCGTTCTACAGCATTCCCGAATGGGGCTTCGTGATTGCGGCATGTACGGCGCTGGTCTTGCTGCTGGCCTTCGGCAGCATCGGCACGGCCATGCAGCTGGAACGCGCGCGCGGCATCCACCCGGACGAAGCCGTCGAAGGCGTGCGCGCCGTGCTGCGCATCCTCGTCATCTTCGCCCTCGTCACGCCGTTCTTCTCGCTGTTCGACCAGAAGGCTTCGACGTGGATCGTGCAGGCGAATACCATGGAAAAGCCAAGCTGGTTCCTGCCGGCGCAGATGCAGGCGCTGAACCCGATGCTGGTGATGCTGCTGATCCCGTTCAACAATCTGGTGCTGTACCCGATGCTGAACCGCTTCGGCCTGGAAGCGACGGCCCTGCGCCGCATGACCGCCGGTATCGGCTTTTCCTCGCTGGCCTGGATCGTCATCGGCCTCTTGCAGCTGGCGCTTGACAGCGGCAACGCCGTTTCCATCATGTGGCAAATCCTGCCATACGCCTTGCTGACATTCGGCGAAGTGCTGGTCTCGGCGACGGGCCTGGAGTTTGCATACAGCCAGGCGCCCGTCTCCATGAAGGGCGCCATCATGAGCTTCTGGAATTTGTCCACCACCGTCGGCAACCTGTGGGTGCTGATCGTCAACCGCAGCGTCATGAACGAAGGCGTGATCGGCAAGATCGCCGAAAGCGGCATCAGCGTGACGGCCTTCCAGATGTTCTTCTTTGCCGCCTTTGCCGCGGTGGCCATGCTGGCCTTCGGCCTGTATGCAAGGCGCTACAAGATGGTCGACAACTACCGCCAGGCGGTCATCCCGGCAAAAGCCTGA
- a CDS encoding alpha-D-glucose phosphate-specific phosphoglucomutase has product MAIQIINTAPIAGQRPGTSGLRKKVAVFSAAQYLENFVQSVFDTLGDCHGQTLVLGGDGRYYNRTAIQTVLRMAAAHGYARVLLGQGGILSTPAVSCVIRKHGASGGIILSASHNPGGPDGDFGIKYNIANGGPAPEKVTEAMFARTQTITEYRISDAADIDLDALGLARIEQMTVEVIDPVADYGELMQQLFDFDAIRSLFAGGLRICFDGMHAVSGPYATAILEGMLGAPKGSVINGVPLEDFGGGHPDPNPVNAQELIAIMAAEDAPDFGAASDGDGDRNMIVGRRFDVTPSDSLAILAANATVAPGYRGGLSGIARSMPTSGAADRVASALGIPCHETPTGWKFFGTLLDAGMATLCGEESYGTGSNHVREKDGLWAVLFWLNLLAQKQQSVEDIVRAHWATYGRNYYSRHDYEDIDSAGAQQLMEAVRGQLAALPGQVFDGYTVALADDFSYTDPVDGSVATQQGIRIIMTDGARIVLRLSGTGTEGATLRLYLERYEADPAQHDIPTQQALAGLIAVAQQLAQIRERTGRDAPTVTT; this is encoded by the coding sequence ATGGCTATTCAAATTATCAATACGGCGCCGATTGCCGGCCAGCGGCCCGGCACTTCAGGTTTGCGCAAGAAGGTGGCTGTCTTCAGCGCAGCGCAATACCTGGAAAACTTCGTGCAGAGTGTTTTTGACACGCTCGGCGACTGCCATGGCCAGACCCTGGTGCTGGGCGGCGATGGCCGCTATTACAACCGCACGGCCATCCAGACGGTGCTGCGCATGGCGGCCGCGCACGGCTATGCGCGCGTGCTGTTGGGGCAGGGCGGCATCCTGTCGACGCCTGCCGTCAGTTGCGTGATCCGCAAGCATGGCGCCAGCGGCGGCATCATCCTGTCGGCCAGTCATAACCCGGGCGGCCCCGATGGCGACTTCGGCATCAAGTACAACATCGCCAATGGCGGCCCGGCGCCCGAAAAGGTCACCGAAGCCATGTTTGCGCGCACGCAAACGATCACCGAATACCGCATCAGCGACGCGGCCGACATCGACCTCGATGCGCTGGGATTGGCGCGCATCGAGCAAATGACGGTCGAAGTGATCGACCCCGTTGCCGACTACGGGGAACTGATGCAGCAGCTGTTCGATTTCGACGCCATCCGCTCCCTGTTCGCGGGCGGCCTGCGCATCTGCTTTGACGGCATGCACGCTGTCTCCGGCCCGTATGCGACGGCCATCCTGGAAGGCATGCTGGGCGCGCCGAAGGGCAGCGTCATCAACGGCGTGCCCCTGGAAGATTTCGGCGGCGGCCATCCGGACCCGAATCCCGTCAACGCGCAAGAGTTGATCGCCATCATGGCCGCTGAGGATGCCCCCGACTTCGGCGCCGCCTCGGACGGCGACGGCGACCGCAACATGATCGTCGGCCGGCGCTTCGACGTGACGCCCTCGGACAGCCTGGCCATCCTGGCCGCCAACGCTACGGTGGCGCCCGGCTACCGTGGGGGCTTGAGCGGCATCGCCCGCTCCATGCCCACATCCGGCGCGGCCGACCGGGTCGCTAGCGCGCTGGGCATACCGTGCCACGAGACGCCGACGGGCTGGAAGTTCTTCGGCACCCTGCTCGACGCCGGCATGGCCACCCTGTGCGGCGAGGAAAGCTACGGCACGGGCTCGAACCACGTGCGCGAAAAGGATGGCTTGTGGGCCGTCTTGTTCTGGCTCAACCTGCTGGCGCAAAAACAGCAATCGGTGGAAGACATCGTGCGCGCGCATTGGGCCACGTATGGCCGCAACTACTATTCGCGCCACGATTATGAAGATATCGACAGCGCCGGCGCGCAGCAGCTGATGGAAGCCGTGCGCGGCCAGCTGGCCGCCTTGCCGGGCCAGGTGTTCGATGGCTACACGGTGGCGCTGGCCGACGATTTCAGCTACACGGACCCCGTCGATGGCTCCGTGGCGACGCAGCAGGGCATCCGCATCATCATGACGGATGGCGCGCGCATCGTGCTGCGCCTGTCCGGCACGGGCACCGAAGGCGCCACCCTGCGCCTGTACCTGGAGCGCTATGAAGCCGATCCGGCGCAGCATGACATCCCGACCCAGCAAGCGCTGGCGGGACTGATCGCGGTGGCGCAGCAGCTGGCGCAGATCCGCGAGCGCACGGGGCGCGACGCGCCGACGGTGACGACGTAA